A part of Emys orbicularis isolate rEmyOrb1 chromosome 13, rEmyOrb1.hap1, whole genome shotgun sequence genomic DNA contains:
- the LOC135887389 gene encoding zinc finger protein OZF-like has product MQENYEMVTSLGFPIPKPELISHLERGEELWVPDLQACEERQIPIGNHTGDETVDEKKDGNHHEEIPGQVEPQGTFVGRAEGSISQCLEEGEAWGNWHKSERRLKNHPRKKVDESIICGGGDKDTTAQQTNPKEEKPYQWLKCGKGFILRSQLVTYQTIHTAGEPLQCLAHGESFNNCSDLNNHEKSHMGEKSYQCLECGNCLNWKSALITHQRIQTGERPHKCLACGKSFIQRSDLIRHQAIHTGERPHKCLDCGKSFIQRSHLIKHKTIHAGERPHKCLDCGKSFIQRSHLIKHKAIHTGGRPHKCLDCGKSFIWRSNLIKHQAVHTGERPHKCLDCGKSFIQRSDLIKHQAIHTGERPHKCLDCGKSFIQRSDLIKHQAIHTGERPHKCLDCGKSFIQRSDLIRHQAIHTGERPHKCLDCGKSFIQRSHLIKHKEIHTGERPHKCLDCGKSFIHSSNLVKHQAIHRGERPHKCLNCGKKFIRRSDLVKHQAIHTGERPHKCLDCGKSFIRRSDRVKHQAIHTGESPHKCFVCGKNFISRTKATKCKLVSILEEKVLGLEKQVLMRRVD; this is encoded by the exons atgcaggagaactatgagatggtgacctcgctgg gatttcccattcccaaacctgaactgATCTCCCacctggaacgaggggaagaacTGTGGGTCCCAGATCTCCAGGCCTGTGAGGAAAGACAGATCCCGATAGGCAATCACACAG GTGATGAGACAGTGGATGAGAAGAAGGATGGGAATCATCATGAGGAAATTCCTGGGCAAGTGGAACCACAGGGGACCTTTgtgggaagagctgaagggaGTATATCCCAGTGCTTGGAAGAGGGAGAAGCCTGGGGAAATTGGCACAAGTCAGAGAGGCGACTGAAAAACCACCCAAGGAAGAAAGTGGATGAATCTATTATCTGCGGGGGAGGAGACAAGGATACCACAGCCCAGCAGACAAATCCCAAGGAAGAGAAACCCTATCAGTGGCTCAAATGTGGAAAAGGATTCATTCTCAGATCACAGCTTGTGACATATCAGACAATCCATACTGCAGGGGAACCCCTTCAATGCTTGGCCCATGGGGAAAGCTTCAATAACTGCTCAGATCTTAATAACCATGAGAAAAGCCACATGGGAGAGAAATCCTATCAATGCCTCGAGTGTGGAAACTGTTTGAATTGGAAGTCAGCATTaattacacatcagagaatccagacaggagagagaccccacaagtgcttggcctgtgggaaaagttttatacagaggtcagaccttattagacatcaggcaatccacacaggagagagaccccacaagtgcttggactgtgggaaaagtttcatacagaggtcacaccttATTAAACATAAAACAATCCAcgcaggagagagaccccacaagtgcttggactgtgggaaaagtttcatacagaggtcacaccttATTAAACATAAAGCAATCCACACTGGAgggagaccccacaagtgcttggactgtgggaaaagtttcatatggaggtcaaaccttattaaacatcaggcagtccacacaggagagagaccccataagtgcttggattgtgggaaaagtttcatacagaggtcagaccttattaaacatcaggcaatccacacaggagagagaccccataagtgcttggattgtgggaaaagtttcatacagaggtcagaccttattaaacatcaggcaatccacacaggagagagaccccataagtgcttggattgtgggaaaagtttcatacagaggtcagaccttattagacatcaggcaatccacacaggagagagaccccacaagtgcttggactgtgggaaaagtttcatacagaggtcacaccttATTAAACATAAagaaatccacacaggagagagaccccacaagtgcttggactgtgggaaaagtttcatacatagttcaaaccttgttaaacatcaagcAATCCACAGAGGAGAGAGACCACATAAGTGTTTGAACTGTGGAAAAAAATTCATacggaggtcagaccttgttaaacatcaagcaatccacacaggagagagaccccacaagtgcttggactgtgggaaaagtttcatacggaggtcagacCGTGTTAagcatcaggcaatccacacaggagagagccCCCACAAGTGCTTTGTCTGTGGAAAAAATTTCATATCGAG GACAAAAGcgacaaagtgcaagctggtctccatattggaagagaaggttctaggtctggagaaacaa gtactaatgcggagagtggactag